The nucleotide window TCTGCCGTGGCGTTCGAGGTCGACTCGGCGTAGATGCGGATGATAGGTTCGGTGTTGGATTTGCGCAGGTGTACCCACTCCTTGTCAAACTCGATTTTTACGCCATCAATCGTGTTGACGGGCTGCTTGGCGTAGCGCGCCTGCATCTGCACCAGCACCTCGTCGGTATTGATTTCCGGCGTCAGCTCAATCTTGTTTTTCGAGATAAAGTAGTTCGGGTACGAGGCTCGAAGCTGCGTCATGGTCAGGCCGGTTTTGGCCAGATGACTCAGAAACAGGGCAATGCCTACCAGGGAGTCGCGGCCGTAGTGCAGCTCGGGGTAAATGATACCGCCGTTGCCTTCCCCACCGATAACGGCGTTGGTTTCCTTCATCTTGTTTACCACGTTCACCTCGCCCACGGCGGCGGCGGCGTACTGGCCACCGTGCTTTTCCGTCACGTCGCGCAGGGCGCGGGTGCTGCTGAGGTTGCTCACCGTGTTGCCGCCGCCATTCTGCTGCAGCACGTAGTCGGCCACGGCCACCAAGGTGTATTCTTCCCCGAACATGGAGCCATCCTCATTCACCAGGGCCAAGCGGTCCACGTCCGGGTCCACCACAATACCGAGGTCGAAAGAGCCTTTTTCCAGCACTCGGGCAATATCGCGCAGGTTCTCGGGCAGGGGCTCGGGGTTGTGGGCAAAGTCGCCGGTAGGCTCGCAGAACAGCTTTTCGATGACCTCCACGCCGAGCTGCTCCAGCAGCATCGGCACGGCAAAGCCTCCCGAGGAATTCACTGCATCCACTACCACCCGGAAGTTTTTGGCTTTGATGGCCGCTTTATCTACCAGGGGCAGCGTCAGGATAGCGTTGATGTGCTCCTGCAGGAAGGTGTCGTCGGTGGCGTATTTGCCCAGCTTGGTTACGGGCGCAAAGTCAAACGACTCAGAGTCGCCCAGAGCCAGTACCTGCTGGCCGTCTTTGTCGGAAATAAACTCCCCCTTCTGATTCAGGAGCTTCAGGGCATTCCACTGCTTGGGGTTGTGCGAGGCCGTGAGGATGATACCACCGCCCGCTTTCTTGGCCGGCACGGCCATTTCCACGGTAGGCGTGGTGCTGAGGCCCAGGTCAATGATATCGATGCCCAGCCCTTGCAGCGTGGCCGACACCAGGCGGCTGACCATTTCGCCCGAAATACGCGCGTCGCGGCCAATAACGATGGTATTGTTTTGGGTGGTGTTCAGCACCCAGGTACCAAAGGCGGCCGCGTACTTTACTACATCAATCGGCGTGAGGCCGTCGCCGGCCGCGCCCCCAATGGTTCCCCGGATGCCCGAAATAGATTTGATCAGTGCCACAGTGCCAGTCAGAAAGTGAAGCGTTGAAAAGTCAACTAAATGCGGGGCAAAAGTAGGCAACTACCCCGGGTTTCGCTATTCCACCCCACCAACCAGCTGGGGTGTGTACTTCCCCGCTATTTGATGTAGATACAGTTGAAGCCGGCGGCCGTTGTATATTTGAACTAATGGAATACACCCCTGCTGCCCGCCGCCCCGCCCAGCTGGAGGCTTTTAGCCGCCTGCTTGATGTGCTGGACCGCCTTCGTGCCGAGTGCCCTTGGGACCGAAAGCAAACCCTGGAAAGCCTGCGCCACCTCACCATTGAGGAAACCTACGAGCTCAGCGACGCCATCATCCGCGGCAACTTGCCCGACCTGCAAAAGGAGCTGGGCGACGTGATGCTGCACCTGACTTTCTACGCCAAGATTGCCAGTGAGCAGGGAGCCTTCGATATTGCCGACGTGCTGAATGCGCAGTGCGAAAAGCTCATTTTCCGGCACCCGCACATCTACGGCAATGTGCAGGCCGACAGCGAAGAAGACGTAAAACGCAACTGGGAACAGCTCAAACTCCAGGAAAAAGGCAACTCCTCGGTGCTTGGTGGCGTACCTGCCTCGTTGCCTGCGCTTATCAAAGCCATGCGGATTCAGGAGAAAGCCCGTGGCGCGGGGTTCGATTGGGAAAAGCCGGAGCAGGTATGGGAAAAGGTGCAGGAAGAATTGCAGGAGTTCGGGAATGAGTTTGCCGATGTTGTGCCTTCCGAAGGCCGGCAGGAGCGGGCCGCCGCCGAGTTTGGCGACTTATTATTCTCGCTTATCAACTTTGCCCGCCACGCCGGAATCAATCCTGAAGAAGCCCTGGAACGCACCAACCGTAAGTTTATTCACCGCTTTCAACACCTCGAAACTGCCTCTGCGCGCGACGGATACCAGCTGCGGGACTTAACGCTGGCGCAGATGGATGTGTATTGGAACCAAGCCAAGCAGCTTCCACCCGCCGGCTCCCCGGAATAGCGTTTTTTTAAGACCTGCCCTGCATGAAAGCCTTTAAACGCATTTTGGATTTGGCAGCGCGAAGGGTTTTGTTTAGGTTTGCCAGAGAGAGTCTAACTTTCGGAACTGGCCCCGCGCACGAGCAGACCCACTTGCTTGCCTTTAGTACGGCAATGGTGCGGGTGAGCGGGGCGTTTCCGTCTTAAAGCCTTTCGTCACAGTTTTCACCCACAACTTCATCTTTCACCAACCAACCTCCTAATTTTCCGGAACAATGGAACAAAAGAATGCCATGAACAAGAACGTGCGGCCTGCCGCTCCTGCTGCACCCAAGGGTGAAGCAAAAGGCGGTTCCGCGTTTGCCGCCATCGTGATTCCACTGGCTTTTATTGTTAGCCTCCTGATCTTCTTCTTCGTGTTGGGTAATGGCGCTAACTTCCAGGGTGGTAACAACGAGAATGCTGCTCTGCCAGGCAACTACCTGGGTACCATCTACAAAGGAGGCATTATCGTACCTTTCCTGATGACGCTTTTCCTGTTGGTAATTACGTTCTCGATTGAGCGCTTCCTCACCATCAGCAAAGCTAAAGGCTCCAAGAGCATCGAAAGCTTCGTGCGCTCGATCCGCCAGAAGCTGAATGCCAATGATATCTCCGGTGCTATTGCCGTTTGCGACCAGCAGAAAGGCTCAGTAGCCGCCGTAGTTAAGTCGGGCCTGCTGAAGTACCAGGAAATGTCGCGCGAGCGTGGTCTCGACAAAGACCAGAAGATCCTGGCTATCCAGAAGGAAATCGAGGAATCGACGACGCTGGAGCTGCCGATGCTGGAAAAGAACCTCGTTATCCTCTCCACCATTGCTTCGGTATCGACGCTGGTAGGTCTGCTGGGTACGGTATTCGGTATGATCAAGGCCTTCTCGGCACTGGCTCAAGCCGGTAACCCCGACGCCGTAGCTCTGGCTGAAGGTATTTCGGAAGCACTGATCAACACGGCTATCGGTATTGCCGGCTCGGCCATTGCCATCATTGCCTACAACTACTTCACCAGCAAGATTGACGAGCTGACTTACAGCATCGACGAAGCCGGCTTCAGCATTATTCAGACCTTCGCGGCTCAGCACGGCGAAAAAGAAACTTACACGGCTTAATCTGCGGTTACGCAATAAAGCCAGTGTACGTATCGTTGTCTGAATAAAACCACGCAAGAAATGCCTAAAGTTAAGCCCCATAGAACGTCCCCTTCGCTGGATATGACCCCGATGGTGGACCTGGCCTTCCTGCTGGTGACGTTCTTCATGCTCACCACCAAGTTTGCCCCCGAGGAAGTGGTGATAGTGGATACTCCCTCCTCTACCTCGGAAATCAAGCTGCCGGAAAGCAACGTTATCCGCCTGCTTATCGACAAGGATAAGCGCGTGTTCTTCGGGCTGGAAAGCGACAAAGCCCGGGCTTTGCTTCTCGACCGGATGGGCGCCAAGTACGGCGTTTCGTTCACTGAAAAGCAGAAGCGCGCCTTTGGTGGCCTCAACAGCTTTGGCGTACCGGTTCAGCAGCTTGGCTCTTTGCTCGATATGAGCACGGAGCAGCGCAAAGAGGTAAAGCAGCCTGGTCTGCTTTCCGAAGCTGATACAGTGCAGCTCATCGACTGGGTAATGACCGCCCGCCAAGCCAACATGGACGCGGTGAAGAAGCCCACCTTTATTGCCATCAAAGGCGATAACGACGCCGATGTGGCCACGGTAAGAAGAGTTATCCAGCTGTTGCAGAACAAGAACATCAACCGTTTCAACCTCATCACCGACTTGGAGAACAAGCCGGTAGTGAGCCGCTAAGCGCAGCCATGGCAGAAATACAACAACAAGCCGACTCCGGTAAAGGAGGAAAGAAGCGGGCCAAAAAAATGTCGACCAAAATCGACATGACACCGATGGTGGACTTGGCCTTTTTGCTTCTGACCTTCTTTATGCTCACCACCACGTTCAATAAGCCGAATGTGATGCAGGTGACAATGCCCGTGAAGGAGAAAAACAAGGAAGAGCAGTCGGAGCTGAAAGCCTCGGATGCCTTCACTATCCTGATGGGTGAGAACAACAAGGTGTACTACTACGAAGGTCTGGCCGATGCCACGACCAAGCCGGAGCTGAAGCTTTCGAGCTATGATGCGAACGGCATTCGTAAAGTGCTACTCCAGCGGCAGCGCCAGAACCCCAAAACGGTGGTTCTGATCAAGCCGGATGACAAGTCCAACTATAAAAACATGGTGGACATCCTGGATGAAATGAACATCACCGACCAGAAAAAGTACGCGCTGGTGCCCATTTCGAAAGTCGACACTGAACTTATTGCAACCTCCGGCTTATGATGGATAACGCGCAGCTAGCACACGCTAGCCTCAACGACATCGTGTTCGAAGGCCGGAACAAGGCCTACGGGGCGTATGTGTTGCGGCGCTTGTACAACAAGCACGTGACGCGGGCCTTGATCATTGCCGTTGCTCTTTTCGCCTTGCTCGTGACATTCCCGCTTCTGGCGCGCATGTTTGGTAGCAACGACGTGGTAGAGGACGACAAGATGCTCAAGGAGAACGTTCTGATGGATGCTCCTCCACTGGACGAAACCAAACCCCCACCCCCACCGCCGCCACCCGAGGCGCCGCCACCACCGCCGCCCAAGCTCTCCACTATTAAGTTCACTCCGCCCGTCGTGAAAAAGGACGAGGAAGTGCGCAAAGTGGAAGAAATTCCGGATCAGAAGGAACTGGAAGAAAAGGTAGTGGCCGCCGTAACGGTGAAAGGCAACACGGACAACCCTAACGACCTGACGGGCCTCGAAGGCACCGGCGACAAGGTAGTAGAGGAAGTGGTGGAGCAGAAGGTATATACCTACGTAGAGCAGATGCCGGTATTCCCCGGCGGCCAGGAAGCCCTGCTGCAATACATTGGTAAAAACATCCGCTATCCCGCCCTTGCCCTGCGCAACCAAATCGAAGGCAAGGTATTCGTAAACTTCACCGTAGGCCCCGATGGTAGCGTAACTGACGTAAAGGTTACGAAGCCCCTGGGCGGTGGCACCGACGAAGAAGCTGTTCGCGTAATTAAGACGCTGCCGCGCTTCGCTCCGGGCAAACAGAACGGCCGCGCCGTAAGCGTGTCATTTACCGTTCCGGTGACTTTCGCCATCAAGTAAACGTTCGGCTTCGGCCCCTAAAACCCGAATCAGGCTCCGGCTTGGTTCGGGTTTTTTCGTGCCCGAAAAATATTCACTAAAAAATACAGTACGGCATATACTAGCTTTTTCAGCCGGGGCGTTAAGCAGATGAAAGCCAGGCAGGGTTCTGTGAGTGAGAAGGTTGGCTTGAATACTACGCACCGTGTACCATCGTTCACCTTTAACCTATACCACCTATGACCACGCTCAACCTGCTTACCGCCTCCCTCGACGACATCGTGTTCGAAGGGCGCAACAAAGCCTACGGGGCTTTCGTCCTCCGGCAGCTTTATCGCCGCCACCTGCAAGCCGCCGTGGGTATTGCCACCGCATTGTTTCTGTTATTGGTAGCCACACCACTTTTGGTACGCTATTTCTGGCCTGAGCCAGTATTGGTTTCTCCACCTCTAACAATTCCTGATGAAGGCATTAAGCTTATTGATGTAGCGGAGCTGATGAAACCGAAAGCACAAAGCCAGGCTGCTGTGGCACCACCTGTAGTGCGGCCGCCGGATGAAATAGTACCAACCGTGAAACCAGACGAGTTGGTGACTCAACCGGATATTAAACCAGTAACCCCCACAACTAATAGCTACTCAGAGTTGCCAGATGGTACGCTGGTGGGACCAGTGGCTATACCAGGAAATGGTACCGTTACCAGCACTGGCTCCGACTCGGGAAAAACAACGGTAGTAGCCGTAGCACCACCCAAGCCTTTCCTGACGGCGGAGGTAATGCCAGCGTTTGCCGGGGGAGATAAAGCGCTGGGGGAATATTTTCGCAAGAATCTGCACTATCCGGGTCCAGCGCTGCGGAACCAGATTTCGGGACGGGTGTATGTTTCCTTTACGGTAGGCACCAACGGCGAGATAATGGACGTGGAGGTACTCAAAGGCTTAGGCTACGGCACCGAAGAAGAAGCCCAGCGGGTGATTAAGAGCATGCCGCATTGGGTACCGGGCCAGCAGGGCGGCCGTGCCGTACCCGTTCGGTTCACGCTCCCTATTACCTTTCAGTTTCAATAAGCCTCTGCCGTAGATTTCCGGGCGCCCTTCGCTGACCTAGGTAACTAGGCAGCGAAGGGCGTTTGCGCGCCTTTGGGGCCAAACTAACTGCGCTGAATAATACGCCCCAACAATCTGGCTACCTTTATGCGTTTAAGCTTTTCCTGACCTTCATTTTCTCCTGCATGCTCGACCGACGCCCCGCCCGCGAACGACTGGGCCAAAAAAGCCCGCAGCGTCTGACACGCTATTTCGTGCTTGTAATGGCCATTGTGTATACTGCACTGGGCTTTTACCTGCTGCTCGTACCGGTTTCTATTTTCTCCTTGCCCGCCACGCCCCGCCGTCTGCTGGGAGCCGTGTTTGTCCTCTACGGAATTATTAGATTTGTTCGCAACTACCGCAGCATAACCGGCAAAAACGATGAAGAATAACCTTTTTTCCCTGCAGCTGGGTGCATTTTTGCTGGCGGGTATACTGGCCACCAGCTGCAACAGCGGTGGGCCGCCTACCGCAGAAAACATCGACGATACCCCTACCAGCGGCGTGTTGAAAGTAGCGGTAGATGCTACCTTCGAGCCCATTGTGAAGTCGCACGTCGATACGTTTCAGCAATTGTATCAGTACGCCAAGATTCAGCCGCAATACGTGCCCGAGTCCGACGCTATGGAAGCGCTGCTCAACAATAAGGTGCGCGTAGCCATTATATCCCGGGAGTTGACGACCGAAGAGAAAACGCATTTTGAGCGCCTGAAGCTCTTTCCCCGCACCACGCACGTAGCCATTGATGCCCTGGCTATTATCGTAAATCCGGCAAACGCCGATTCGCTGCTGACCATGAGTCAGCTGCGTGATATTTTCACGGGCAAGGCTACGCAGTGGCAGCAGATAAGCCGCAGCAGCAAGCTGGGGGATATTACCGTGGTGTTCGACTCAAACAACTCCAGCACCAGCCGTTACGTGCGCGACTCCGTGACGCATGGGGCTGAGCTGACCAAGAAGGCATTTGCCTCAAAATCGAACCCAGCGTTGCTGGATTACGTTGCTACCCACACCAATGCCATTGGGGTCATTGGCGTCAACTGGATCAGCGACCGGGACGATGCCTCCGTACAGAGCTTTTTGCGCCGCGTGCGGGTAGCTGGCATCAGTACAGCCGCAGCCCCCAAGAGCACCGAGGATTACGTGCAGCCCTATCAGGCCTATCTGGCGCTGAAGACCTACCCGCTTCGGCGCAATGTGTACGTCATCAGCCGGGAGGCGCGGGCAGGACTTGGCACCGGTTTTGCATCCTTCGTAGCCGGAACCAAGGGGCAGCTCATCATCCTCAAATCCGGTTTGATGCCGGCCGTCGGTCAGACTCGCATCGTGACGACGAAACCCAACTAGCTTTGCTCCCTATTCACTTTTTTTCTTACGCTTTCATTTAATTTTTCGCACATGAAGTTCAAGCCCTGGAAGCTCTCCCTCCTCGTTGCTTTGTCCGTCAGCACCACGGCTGCCGTGGCGCAGAATGTAGCTGGCGCTCAAAAAGCCATTGAGCTGGAGCGATACAGCGACGCCCGGCGCCAGCTGGGTCAAGGTCAGACTCCCGAGTCGGCGTTCGAGCTGGGTCGCCTGTACCAGATGATGGAAAAGCCGGATTCGGCGGCCTATTTTTTCACGCAGTCAGCTACTGCCTCCAAAGGAGCGCAGGCGCAGATAGCCTCCGGTCGGGCTTACCTGGCTCAAGGCAAAAATGCCGAAGCCCAGATTCAGTTCGAGCAGGCCGTAAAAGCCACCAAGTCGAAAGACAAGGAAGTACTCACGCAGATTGGTCAGGCCTACGCCGAGTCGCCAACCAAAGACAATGGTAAGGCGGTAGAATACCTGACCCTGGCCAACAAGCTGAACAAGAAGGATGACCCGCGCATCATGAACCTGCTGGGCGACATCTATTTGAAGCAGGAGAATGGCGGCGGTGAAGCCATGAACAACTACGAGCGCGCTATTCTGGCCGACCCGA belongs to Hymenobacter sp. J193 and includes:
- the mazG gene encoding nucleoside triphosphate pyrophosphohydrolase, with product MEYTPAARRPAQLEAFSRLLDVLDRLRAECPWDRKQTLESLRHLTIEETYELSDAIIRGNLPDLQKELGDVMLHLTFYAKIASEQGAFDIADVLNAQCEKLIFRHPHIYGNVQADSEEDVKRNWEQLKLQEKGNSSVLGGVPASLPALIKAMRIQEKARGAGFDWEKPEQVWEKVQEELQEFGNEFADVVPSEGRQERAAAEFGDLLFSLINFARHAGINPEEALERTNRKFIHRFQHLETASARDGYQLRDLTLAQMDVYWNQAKQLPPAGSPE
- a CDS encoding energy transducer TonB, translated to MMDNAQLAHASLNDIVFEGRNKAYGAYVLRRLYNKHVTRALIIAVALFALLVTFPLLARMFGSNDVVEDDKMLKENVLMDAPPLDETKPPPPPPPPEAPPPPPPKLSTIKFTPPVVKKDEEVRKVEEIPDQKELEEKVVAAVTVKGNTDNPNDLTGLEGTGDKVVEEVVEQKVYTYVEQMPVFPGGQEALLQYIGKNIRYPALALRNQIEGKVFVNFTVGPDGSVTDVKVTKPLGGGTDEEAVRVIKTLPRFAPGKQNGRAVSVSFTVPVTFAIK
- a CDS encoding energy transducer TonB, with the protein product MTTLNLLTASLDDIVFEGRNKAYGAFVLRQLYRRHLQAAVGIATALFLLLVATPLLVRYFWPEPVLVSPPLTIPDEGIKLIDVAELMKPKAQSQAAVAPPVVRPPDEIVPTVKPDELVTQPDIKPVTPTTNSYSELPDGTLVGPVAIPGNGTVTSTGSDSGKTTVVAVAPPKPFLTAEVMPAFAGGDKALGEYFRKNLHYPGPALRNQISGRVYVSFTVGTNGEIMDVEVLKGLGYGTEEEAQRVIKSMPHWVPGQQGGRAVPVRFTLPITFQFQ
- a CDS encoding PstS family phosphate ABC transporter substrate-binding protein, coding for MKNNLFSLQLGAFLLAGILATSCNSGGPPTAENIDDTPTSGVLKVAVDATFEPIVKSHVDTFQQLYQYAKIQPQYVPESDAMEALLNNKVRVAIISRELTTEEKTHFERLKLFPRTTHVAIDALAIIVNPANADSLLTMSQLRDIFTGKATQWQQISRSSKLGDITVVFDSNNSSTSRYVRDSVTHGAELTKKAFASKSNPALLDYVATHTNAIGVIGVNWISDRDDASVQSFLRRVRVAGISTAAAPKSTEDYVQPYQAYLALKTYPLRRNVYVISREARAGLGTGFASFVAGTKGQLIILKSGLMPAVGQTRIVTTKPN
- a CDS encoding MotA/TolQ/ExbB proton channel family protein, translating into MEQKNAMNKNVRPAAPAAPKGEAKGGSAFAAIVIPLAFIVSLLIFFFVLGNGANFQGGNNENAALPGNYLGTIYKGGIIVPFLMTLFLLVITFSIERFLTISKAKGSKSIESFVRSIRQKLNANDISGAIAVCDQQKGSVAAVVKSGLLKYQEMSRERGLDKDQKILAIQKEIEESTTLELPMLEKNLVILSTIASVSTLVGLLGTVFGMIKAFSALAQAGNPDAVALAEGISEALINTAIGIAGSAIAIIAYNYFTSKIDELTYSIDEAGFSIIQTFAAQHGEKETYTA
- the glmM gene encoding phosphoglucosamine mutase; this encodes MALIKSISGIRGTIGGAAGDGLTPIDVVKYAAAFGTWVLNTTQNNTIVIGRDARISGEMVSRLVSATLQGLGIDIIDLGLSTTPTVEMAVPAKKAGGGIILTASHNPKQWNALKLLNQKGEFISDKDGQQVLALGDSESFDFAPVTKLGKYATDDTFLQEHINAILTLPLVDKAAIKAKNFRVVVDAVNSSGGFAVPMLLEQLGVEVIEKLFCEPTGDFAHNPEPLPENLRDIARVLEKGSFDLGIVVDPDVDRLALVNEDGSMFGEEYTLVAVADYVLQQNGGGNTVSNLSSTRALRDVTEKHGGQYAAAAVGEVNVVNKMKETNAVIGGEGNGGIIYPELHYGRDSLVGIALFLSHLAKTGLTMTQLRASYPNYFISKNKIELTPEINTDEVLVQMQARYAKQPVNTIDGVKIEFDKEWVHLRKSNTEPIIRIYAESTSNATADYLANKIIGDIKEIISK
- a CDS encoding biopolymer transporter ExbD; translation: MSTKIDMTPMVDLAFLLLTFFMLTTTFNKPNVMQVTMPVKEKNKEEQSELKASDAFTILMGENNKVYYYEGLADATTKPELKLSSYDANGIRKVLLQRQRQNPKTVVLIKPDDKSNYKNMVDILDEMNITDQKKYALVPISKVDTELIATSGL
- a CDS encoding biopolymer transporter ExbD, with product MPKVKPHRTSPSLDMTPMVDLAFLLVTFFMLTTKFAPEEVVIVDTPSSTSEIKLPESNVIRLLIDKDKRVFFGLESDKARALLLDRMGAKYGVSFTEKQKRAFGGLNSFGVPVQQLGSLLDMSTEQRKEVKQPGLLSEADTVQLIDWVMTARQANMDAVKKPTFIAIKGDNDADVATVRRVIQLLQNKNINRFNLITDLENKPVVSR